In Toxoplasma gondii ME49 chromosome VIII, whole genome shotgun sequence, a single genomic region encodes these proteins:
- a CDS encoding PUB domain-containing protein (encoded by transcript TGME49_271380): MGQSCTRQRGLGACRGEEEASRTSGPQAAFESPREKNCACDAAKAREHKSSCSSEQRAGAERDTFKAGADSVKDMSNSGGAPPASRLLEGEKQLNTRKKWKPASPSLVYCLINSLADRHLAVVFDCREREKYEVNHLHYAICPWRSSHDVAVVLEYFEKHGTPLVTNADLFKQRKGLAPPVSKSAAANPAARSPRFVFPAFLSRTQTLPSSAKKSEKKRDSKGENTPPSPIVFTPHAGASDSTAPSLVALNSQRSQTQREEESRRSGDKEGGNSRDTLAETGEPETTGADAEASTAENHRLNAHTVLADRATVAAAAMKRATPSRNLSGREDLSSSLPSPSQMASDEAGKNEAEEKAEAADAESEEEPKRLAALKAWLRTVCKFRTVIMYGEGDDDPLLLMFLNCLLDSGARFKAAIVLAGGISSLGCRYSPLSITSDLLLPGPVELIPPLREKQTSSCLPNTGAAASARRAPSKLQEWREGGPRASLARLATRRMLGRSATEAPASSFAVFVASSPSLIHENEDILRHFEIKVVVNLTTTPCPLPAAESDAQTQSPRRVRQLVSAASSPAGFEVHDMPFNDVGSFPFEAAASLLRQAKERDVAALVYDYRGENTVAPGVVAWFLIDEGHGVIQTLNHIRLRLPLAEMNPTLVSELHQHAETLSKVPAGAAPSPPPTADAARKGKHFAFHMLPFPPAGKKEAARAEIQLGGFREPDTEQTQPRTENGEAEPLPKTGEDSHATPPTSGAADASPLLLQGPSFQTFGSLYTDGSPVNPLPAVQEQQQELPSEATLEQTVNRLLATWYPSVSPAAADLSIATLRRILSSILQHPTDEKFRRLKLTNKRVQESVGGHPELMKILFLGGFVRHPSEALIEFPCDAPLQKLSDLLVLLPSSSLSFSSAVGCARDASSSLLSGSLSTLGRSLAPSSFVHNSDENRDLTSSFSAAPLCGSASVSSSLPSSLPHSSLPPASSLSNASLPLRSPHSSSRFATSVSSGAGGLTGKGSTNTAR; this comes from the exons ATGGGTCAATCGTGCACCAGGCAGCGAGGCCTGGGCGCGTGTCggggcgaagaggaggcgtCGAGGACTTCAGGTCCGCAGGCCGCTTTCGAGTCTCCTCGAGAAAAGAACTGTGCGTGCGATGCAGCCAAGGCCCGAGAGCACAAGAGCTCATGCAGCTCCGAGCAAAGAGcgggagcagaaagagataCCTTCAAAGCAGGCGCAGATTCCGTTAAAGACATGTCAAACTCTGGAGGCGCGCCGCCTGCCTCCCGGCTgctggagggagagaagcaactgaacacgaggaagaagtggaagccGGCCAGCCCGTCTCTGGTGTACTGTCTCATCAACAGCCTCGCAGATCGACATCTCGCGGTCGTTTTTGACtgccgagaaagagagaaatacGAAGTCAACCACCTTCACTACGCAATTTGCCCATGGAGGAGTTCTCACGACGTCGCTGTCGTACTCGAATACTTTGAAAAACACGGAACCCCTCTAGTCACAAATGCGGACCTCTTCAAACAACGAAAag GCTTGGCACCCCCGGTCTCGAAATCGGCGGCGGCGAATCCGGCTGCGCGTAGTCCTCGCTTTGTGTTTCcggcctttctctcgcgcacTCAGACCCTCCCGAGTTCTGCGAAAAAGagtgaaaagaaacgagactcAAAGGGCGAGAACACTCCTCCATCCCCCATCGTCTTCACCCCGCATGCAGGTGCCTCCGACTCGACAGCTCCGTCTTTGGTCGCTCTCAACTCTCAGCGCAGTCAgacgcagcgagaagaagagagcagacgatccggagacaaggaaggcgGCAACAGCCGAGACACTCTTGCGGAG ACGGGAGAACCAGAAACCACCGGCGCCGACGCTGAGGCTTCAACCGCAGAAAACCACCGGTTGAATGCCCACACAGTTTTGGCAG ACAGGGCCACAGTGGCAGCGGCGGCAATGAAGCGCGCAACGCCCTCCAGGAATCTCTCCGGTCGGGAagatctctcttcttctctgccgtcgccttcgcagATGGCTTCAGATGAAGCGGGGAAgaacgaggcagaggagaaagcggaggCGGCTGATGCAGAATCCGAGGAGGAGCCGAAGAGACTCGCCGCCCTCAAGGCATGGCTGAGAACCGTCTGCAAATTTCGCACg GTGATCATGTacggcgagggagacgacgatCCTCTTCTCCTTATGTTCCTGAATTGTTTGCTCGACAGCGGAGCCCGCTTCAAGGCTGCTATTGTACTCGCAG GCGGCATCTCCTCCCTCGGGTGTCGGTACAGTCCGCTCTCAATCACGTCGGATCTGCTGCTTCCTGGTCCCGTCGAGCTCATTCCTCCTCttcgagaaaagcagacttcttcttgtcttccaAACACCGGAGCTGCAGCATCCGCTCGTCGCGCGCCGTCGAAGCTCCAAGAG TGGCGAGAGGGAGGCCCCCGCGCCAGTCTGGCGCGGCTGGCGACGCGTCGGATGCTCGGACGAAGCGCGACAGAGGCTCCCGCGTCGAGTTTCGCGGTTTTTgtcgcttcgtcgccttccttgATTCATGAAAACGAGGACATCCTCAGACACTTTGAAATCAAGGTCGTCGTCAACTTGACGACGACGCCCTGTCCGCTTCCTGCCGCGGAGTCGGATGCTCAGACACAGTCGCCCAGGCGCGTTCGTCAGCTTGTgtctgccgcctcctccCCTGCTGGCTTTGAAGTTCATGACATGCCTTTCAACGACGTCGGCTCGTTCCCCTTTGAGGCGGCGGCCTCTCTCCTCAGACAAGCTAAAGAACGGGATGTTGCCGCTCTT GTGTACGATTACAGAGGCGAGAACACAGTCGCTCCCGGCGTCGTCGCTTGGTTCCTCATTGACGAAGGCCATGGAGTTATCCAGACACTAAATCACattcgcctgcgtcttcctctcgccgag atGAATCCGACGCTGGTATCCGAGCTCCACcaacatgcagagacgctttCGAAGGTTCCTGCTGGCGCCGCGCCCTCGCCACCGCCAACCGCGGATGCagcgagaaaagggaagcACTTTGCGTTTCACATGCTGCCGTTTCCTCCGGCTggcaagaaggaagcggcAAGAGCCGAGATACAGCTGGGAGGATTCCGAGAGCCTGACACAGAACAGACCCAGCCGCGaacagagaacggcgaggcCGAGCCTCTTCCAAAAACTGGAGAGGACTCGCACGCCACTCCACCGACGTCCGGAGCCGCGGACGcgtcgccgcttcttctccagggtCCCTCGTTC CAAACGTTTGGATCTCTGTACACCGACGGGTCGCCGGTAAATCCCCTGCCGGCCGTACAAGAGCAG cAGCAAGAGCTTCCGTCGGAAGCCACTCTCGAGCAGACA GTGAATCGCTTGCTCGCGACATGGTACCCTTCGGTCTCTCCTGCAGCAGCTGATCTGAGCATCGCGACTCTGAGGAGAATTCTTTCGAGCATTCTTCAGCACCCTACCGACGAGAAGTTCCGGCGACTGAAACTG ACCAATAAGCGAGTGCAGGAGAGCGTCGGGGGTCATCCCGAACTTATGAAAATTCTGTTCCTTG GTGGGTTTGTGCGACACCCTTCGGAGGCATTGATCGAGTTTCCCTGCGATGCGCCACTGCAGAAGCTGTCGGatcttctcgtccttttgccatcttcttccttgtcatTTTCGTCTGCCGTTGGATGCGCTCGTGACGcatcctcttctcttttatCAGGCAGCCTCTCGACTCTTggtcgctctctcgctccttcctccttcgttCACAATTCAGATGAAAATCGAGACCTcacctcttccttctccgctgctcctctctgtgGGTCTGCGtcggtctcctcttccctgccttcttcgctccctcactcttctcttcctcctgcgtcgtctctctctaacgcttcgcttcctcttcggtCTCCGCATTCATCCTCTCGTTTCGCTACCTCCGTGTCGAGCGGCGCAGGAGGTTTGACAGGGAAGGGATCGACGAACACAGcgagatga
- a CDS encoding hypothetical protein (encoded by transcript TGME49_271375) produces MRSARALLKSPKNEQCDWVAGTPKTREKAARQEPAPLGGSTQACRAKTQSRGCATQQNRQPSQHPHLLAVHAGVYVQRKFMTEHVNLCGRRSKSLGSKQRLRESVLNAVSLWTNSQLSKVRTRYRSGLAMAATSAAFSSRPAPAATVAMAHPTLLSRSAEPVHNPLQVRRLVSTWQSRAIHSGPSLSRTAVENEESVTAVNCLNVWC; encoded by the exons ATGCGTTCCGCTCGTGCTTTGTTGAAGTCACCGAAAAACGAACAGTGTGATTGGGTCGCCGGGACACCaaaaacgcgggagaaagcAGCAAGACAAGAACCGGCGCCGCTCGGCGGGTCAACGCAAGCCTGCCGCGCGAAAACGCAGTCTCGAGGATGCGCAACACAACAGAACAGGCAGCCGTCGCAACATCCGCATTTACTGGCAGTCCACgctggggtgtatgtacagcgcAAGTTCATGACCGAGCACGTAAACCTCTGTGGCAGGCGGAGTAAATCGCTTGGTTCAAAGCAACGGCTGCGCGAAAGCGTTTTGAACGCCGTTTCGCTCTGGACGAACTCGCAGCTGTCGAAAGTCCGAACACGCTACCGCTCTGGGCTTGCAATGGCGGCGACCTCGGCGGCGTTTAGTAGTCGTCCGGCTCCTGCCGCAACCGTTGCGATGGCACACCCgacgcttctgtctcgtA GTGCAGAGCCTGTTCACAACCCGCTTCAGGTCCGCCGCCTAGTTTCCACGTGGCAATCCCGTGCAATTCACAGCGGGCCCTCACTGAGCAGAACTGCTgtggaaaacgaagaatCGGTCACGGCTGTCAACTGCCTCAATGTGTGGTGCTGA